In Spirosoma pollinicola, the genomic window TTGGTGTAGGCTGCGCCAGAGCAGACGTTAGTAAACCAACAGACAGGATAGTGAGTAAGGCTTGAGGCAAATAGATCGATTTTGTCATCGTTTTCTTGACGTTTAAGTTTTCGTAATTGGTCAGTCGATTTGCATAGTTGGTCAGCGACTGGACGGGCACTTCACCGGACATTTGTAATGTACTTTTGACACAGACAATCACATGAAAACGCTCTTAAAATCCGAAGAATTGATTCAATTTCTGGCCGCTATCTACCTATTCTCTCGCCTTAGTTTCGCCTGGTGGTGGTTTCCTGCCCTTATTCTTGTTCCCGACATAAGCATGATTGGTTACCTGATTAATCCGGCCATTGGAGCCGTTTTATACAATATGGTCCATTATAAGGGATTGGGCATTGTCATTGGCTTACTAGGCTTGATGATGGGCAGTCAATTATTGATGCTCATTGGGGTTATCCTTTTTGCTCACTCCAGCATGGATCGCATCATGGGCTACGGCCTCAAGTATTCTGACAGTTTCAAGCATACGAGCCTGGAGAGTTTATAACACGAGTGGAAAACTGCACTACCAAGCCTGAGCCAATCGGTAGGCGCCTGGTGTTTGACCGGTCCATTTTTTGAAGGAACGGAAAAATACACTTGGTTCGGCAAATCCCAGCAGGTAAGCAATATCGGTTGTGCTGAAATTTGGCTCACGAAGATGACTAATTGCTAACTCTTTGCGGGTTTCATCCAGCAACTGTTGATAGGTTGTGCCACCATCTTTCAAGTGAAGCTGCAACGTTCGAACACCCATCGCCAGCCGGTCGGCTATTGTTGTCAACGCTGGTTCTTCGCCTTTCATCATCGAAACAATCTCGGCCTTAACCCGACTTTTTAGGGATGGCGTTTGAAGCTGACTGAGGATGTCGCTGGCATGTTTCTCGAAAAGTGGAAACAGATTTGGATTTGCATTTAAGATGGGTGTATCCAGTATAGTTGCATCCAGAAGCATAGCGGTTTCATTGGCATCGAACGTGAGTTTGGCCGGGCCAAAAACACGCTCATGTTCGCACGTGTTGGCCGGGCGTGGGTAAGCAAACCGAATTTCCTGTGCGGTGATCTGTTGACCGGTTAAGGCACGAATGACCGATAGATAAATTGATAGCTCTGAGTTGAGGGTATGATCAACGTAAATAATATCGGGGCTGGTTATGTGAAGTGACAGGATATACGTTGAACTGGATGGATCGTCGGATGGAATAAGCTTGCCCGTAGTTTGCACACCTTCGCAGGCAATAGCCTGATAGTGGCAAAGTTTGTCGAATGCCTTTCCTAACGTTGGGCTATGCATCATGACATAGGCCAACACGCCCAGCGTTAGCGGGTTGACCAGTTCACCAAGTTTCAGGGTAATGGCCGGGTCATTTGTAACGGAAACGACTTCCCGCCAGAGGGCCTGTACCTGCCGAATCAACACCCGACCGTCGGGGTCACGAAGCTGATCGGGCGTAATGCCAACCGCACGAGCCAGCATATCGGCATCCGCTCCCTGTTGCCGGGCGGCAAACAGGATCAAATTGATGGAGCCAACAGAAAGGGTATCGTCAGGTTTAAGGTGGGTCATTTAGGGAAAATCCGTTCGTAGCGAATCGTTAACTCGGGAAATGTCCGGCTGGGAATATCGCCTGATTCGTAAATATCGACCAACGCGTATTCGCCATTTTCCAGAACATACACATGGACGATGTTTTCCTTCGGCACAACAATCCAGTATTCCTTCACGCCCGATTGCTCATACAAATTGTATTTCTCGTTGAAGTCCTTCTTGATCGTGCGGGGCGAGGTAATTTCAATAACCCAGTCTGGCGCGCCTAGGCACCCACTATCGTCCAGCTTGGCTGGATCGCATATTATACACAGGTCGGGCTGAACAACGGTGTGCAGTTGGTCGGGTTTGCGTTCATTCCGAACCGGCAATCGCACATCGAAAGGCGCTGTGTAAATTTGACAATCCTGATCGCCGAAGAAAATACTAATGTCCACCAGAAGATGACTTACAGCCAGTTGGTGCGCTCGTCTGGGCGCGGGCGACATCCGGTATAATTTCCCTTTGATGAGTTCAACGCTTTCGTCAAACTGCCATTTCAGGTAATCGGCGTAGGTGTAAGTGCCGTTGGGGTCAAGTTGTGAGATGTCGGTAATCATGAGTCGTGCCGGGCGATTTCGTTACGCAAGTTCCTAAAATAGTCGGAAGCCCGCAACAATCGGCTTCCGTACCAGGAAAACATTTCGCCATCCACCAGCATCACCCGCGCCGACGGGCAAATTGTCTGCAACTCGGTCCTGTGTTTTTCCGTAAACGGGTAAGGCTCCGATGACAGAAA contains:
- a CDS encoding DUF4260 domain-containing protein, with amino-acid sequence MKTLLKSEELIQFLAAIYLFSRLSFAWWWFPALILVPDISMIGYLINPAIGAVLYNMVHYKGLGIVIGLLGLMMGSQLLMLIGVILFAHSSMDRIMGYGLKYSDSFKHTSLESL
- a CDS encoding Uma2 family endonuclease, which translates into the protein MITDISQLDPNGTYTYADYLKWQFDESVELIKGKLYRMSPAPRRAHQLAVSHLLVDISIFFGDQDCQIYTAPFDVRLPVRNERKPDQLHTVVQPDLCIICDPAKLDDSGCLGAPDWVIEITSPRTIKKDFNEKYNLYEQSGVKEYWIVVPKENIVHVYVLENGEYALVDIYESGDIPSRTFPELTIRYERIFPK
- a CDS encoding AraC family transcriptional regulator; the protein is MTHLKPDDTLSVGSINLILFAARQQGADADMLARAVGITPDQLRDPDGRVLIRQVQALWREVVSVTNDPAITLKLGELVNPLTLGVLAYVMMHSPTLGKAFDKLCHYQAIACEGVQTTGKLIPSDDPSSSTYILSLHITSPDIIYVDHTLNSELSIYLSVIRALTGQQITAQEIRFAYPRPANTCEHERVFGPAKLTFDANETAMLLDATILDTPILNANPNLFPLFEKHASDILSQLQTPSLKSRVKAEIVSMMKGEEPALTTIADRLAMGVRTLQLHLKDGGTTYQQLLDETRKELAISHLREPNFSTTDIAYLLGFAEPSVFFRSFKKWTGQTPGAYRLAQAW